The following coding sequences lie in one Alicyclobacillus curvatus genomic window:
- the larA gene encoding nickel-dependent lactate racemase translates to MKTSLLYGKQSLYVEVPDRSVIIEPNDLEGLADDKQAVIHALRNPIGTRPLRDMVKSTDTVAIVISDITRPTPNHKLVPWILEELPHVPLENVVIINGTGTHRDQTREEFVVMLGESVVDSVKIINHHCHNKDELVNLGRSRFGCDVYLNKAYVEADFRIVTGFIEPHFFAGFSGGPKGIMPGIAGIETILTFHNARMIGDPLSTWGNMQNNPLQDMTREINQMCMPHFMLNVTLNKSKEITQVFAGELFEAHHRGCEFTRTHTMIPVEQRFDVVLTSNSGYPLDQNLYQAVKGMSAAHKIVKEGGTIICASECSDGIPNHGNYAEILQMRKTPSEILDMISDPSFKKFDQWQVQKQAVIQVWADVYVYSSLPDEDVQKAMLRPTHDIEATFKELAQKYGPDMSVAVLPLGPLTIPYVKNASGLPCK, encoded by the coding sequence TTGAAGACATCACTGTTATATGGCAAGCAGAGCCTGTATGTTGAGGTACCTGACCGGTCGGTCATTATTGAACCGAATGACCTTGAAGGTCTGGCGGATGATAAACAAGCTGTCATCCATGCTCTGCGCAACCCCATCGGAACGCGTCCCCTAAGAGACATGGTCAAATCCACCGATACAGTGGCCATTGTCATCAGTGATATCACCCGTCCAACCCCAAACCACAAGCTTGTGCCGTGGATTCTTGAAGAACTTCCACATGTCCCATTGGAGAATGTTGTGATTATCAATGGGACAGGCACGCATCGTGATCAAACCAGGGAAGAATTTGTTGTGATGCTTGGTGAGTCGGTCGTTGACAGTGTGAAAATCATCAATCACCACTGTCACAACAAGGATGAGCTCGTAAATCTCGGACGCAGCCGTTTTGGATGTGACGTTTATCTCAACAAGGCGTACGTGGAAGCAGATTTTCGGATTGTGACCGGGTTCATTGAGCCGCACTTCTTCGCCGGATTTTCCGGTGGTCCCAAAGGGATTATGCCTGGAATTGCAGGGATTGAGACCATCTTAACTTTCCACAACGCACGAATGATTGGCGATCCGCTGTCGACGTGGGGCAATATGCAGAACAACCCCCTGCAGGATATGACCCGCGAAATCAATCAGATGTGCATGCCGCATTTCATGCTCAACGTCACACTCAATAAATCAAAGGAAATCACACAGGTTTTTGCCGGTGAACTTTTCGAGGCCCACCATCGTGGCTGCGAATTCACAAGGACCCACACGATGATTCCCGTTGAACAACGGTTTGATGTCGTGTTGACCTCGAACTCAGGATATCCACTGGACCAAAACCTGTACCAAGCTGTAAAAGGCATGAGTGCTGCGCATAAGATTGTCAAAGAGGGAGGCACCATTATTTGTGCGTCGGAATGCTCGGACGGCATCCCTAATCACGGGAACTATGCGGAAATTTTGCAGATGAGAAAGACGCCATCAGAAATCCTCGACATGATTAGTGACCCGAGTTTCAAGAAATTCGATCAGTGGCAAGTTCAGAAACAGGCAGTCATCCAGGTGTGGGCTGACGTTTACGTGTACTCTTCCTTGCCTGATGAGGATGTTCAAAAAGCGATGCTGCGCCCCACACATGATATTGAAGCAACATTCAAGGAGTTAGCGCAAAAGTACGGGCCGGACATGTCAGTGGCTGTCCTGCCACTCGGACCACTCACCATCCCCTATGTCAAGAACGCCTCAGGTCTCCCGTGCAAGTAG
- a CDS encoding transposase has product MNGVKYKNFEQASFEDIMVYSVIPPHPFWDAVAKYIDFSFADKLCAPLYSPIGQHPYAPSLKLKIHLVQRYYNISDREMELKIVGDIFIKRFLGVPISLAKFDHSTIALDRSRLGADIFHACHVNILAQALNLGMWGQDDDRWLVDAFHTHANVATPSVYELIQQAAQKLVRYLKRHNPARYEKLKENMDVGAFFRKLKREVQGSERNLAFSNLCVLAFSLVAWLERADTDDMDTQWKNDNEQETAKQQREVLLRILRENVTPKLPDENQSPSSENVEPQKEDIQYVEQDKNNKPSDRVVSAHDPEVRVGHKSKKLAFIGDKTQVVESANSHLVLNAEPIPGNEVDGIALESVVKAVVDEFDKRPKEVVADSAYGNAENRDKLSKELHILLTAPLPKFTNPSGKAFRAEDFTYIPERDVVVCPGGYTSVRKNHIKQSKGTQHGFAEEDCTACPLRAQCTDHAKGRTVFVSDYWELIQEAKKYNASQEGQEALRARYEIERTNNEMKRHHGLGKPRTRGRSKLRIDVKITSMVVNVKVMVKELLNRGKPLEAPVCL; this is encoded by the coding sequence ATGAACGGGGTAAAGTACAAGAACTTTGAGCAAGCCTCCTTCGAGGACATCATGGTGTATTCAGTCATACCACCTCATCCATTCTGGGATGCAGTGGCGAAATACATTGATTTCTCGTTCGCGGATAAGCTCTGTGCTCCCTTGTACTCACCCATCGGCCAACACCCGTATGCCCCGTCCTTGAAACTTAAAATCCATCTCGTACAGCGGTACTACAACATTTCCGACCGTGAGATGGAGCTAAAGATCGTCGGTGATATCTTCATTAAGCGATTTTTAGGTGTACCGATCTCACTCGCAAAGTTTGACCACAGCACAATTGCGCTGGACAGGAGTCGGCTTGGCGCGGATATATTCCATGCCTGTCACGTGAATATCCTCGCTCAGGCACTGAACCTCGGCATGTGGGGACAAGATGATGACCGCTGGTTGGTAGATGCGTTCCACACGCATGCCAATGTTGCTACGCCAAGTGTATATGAGCTCATTCAACAAGCGGCTCAAAAGCTTGTGCGTTACTTGAAGCGTCATAACCCAGCGCGTTACGAAAAATTGAAGGAGAACATGGATGTGGGGGCATTCTTTCGCAAACTCAAGCGTGAGGTGCAGGGCAGCGAAAGAAATCTCGCCTTCAGCAATCTATGTGTTTTGGCGTTCAGTTTAGTGGCATGGCTGGAACGTGCGGACACCGACGACATGGATACCCAGTGGAAAAACGACAATGAGCAGGAAACAGCCAAGCAACAACGCGAGGTGCTCCTGCGTATTTTACGTGAGAACGTTACTCCGAAGCTCCCTGACGAAAACCAGTCTCCTTCATCTGAGAATGTGGAACCACAGAAAGAGGATATTCAGTACGTTGAACAGGACAAAAATAACAAGCCCTCCGACCGTGTAGTGAGTGCACATGACCCAGAAGTACGTGTTGGGCACAAGTCCAAAAAGCTGGCGTTTATTGGCGATAAGACACAAGTCGTGGAGTCGGCCAACTCTCACCTAGTCCTCAATGCGGAGCCTATCCCTGGTAATGAAGTAGATGGAATTGCACTGGAGTCGGTTGTAAAGGCTGTGGTGGATGAGTTCGACAAGCGTCCCAAGGAAGTAGTGGCAGACTCAGCTTACGGAAATGCTGAGAATCGCGACAAGCTCTCCAAGGAACTACATATCCTTCTAACGGCACCGTTGCCCAAATTCACGAACCCGTCCGGAAAGGCATTTCGAGCTGAAGACTTCACATACATACCGGAACGTGACGTGGTCGTGTGTCCTGGTGGGTACACGTCAGTCCGAAAGAACCACATTAAGCAATCTAAGGGTACACAACATGGATTTGCTGAAGAGGATTGCACAGCATGCCCTTTACGTGCGCAGTGCACCGACCATGCAAAGGGACGTACTGTGTTCGTGAGTGACTACTGGGAACTGATTCAGGAGGCAAAGAAGTACAATGCGAGCCAGGAGGGTCAAGAGGCACTTCGAGCTCGATACGAAATTGAGCGCACCAATAACGAAATGAAACGTCACCACGGACTCGGAAAGCCCCGAACCCGTGGTCGTAGCAAGTTGCGGATCGACGTTAAGATTACCTCTATGGTGGTCAATGTAAAGGTAATGGTGAAGGAGTTATTGAACCGAGGTAAGCCGTTAGAGGCCCCCGTCTGCCTTTAA
- a CDS encoding class I SAM-dependent methyltransferase: MKLSMEGYGQVVDHPYFSQAYIWGQDILEKIVGDVRRQQNRRASGATLIVGAGTGLDVLQVGPFVSELVLLEPDETMRTYLEEKYPRIQTIGSPAESMDIADGVFDTVITSLVLCSVERVDETLKEIYRVLKPTGQYLFMEHVQHDATVPKWLQNIANPVWKRVGGGCHLNRNIREEMSNSLLEVVEYSIVKPNFLIPIVAGRAVKQEV; the protein is encoded by the coding sequence ATGAAACTGAGTATGGAAGGATATGGACAAGTGGTTGACCATCCTTATTTTTCTCAAGCTTACATTTGGGGACAAGACATCTTGGAAAAGATCGTTGGAGACGTCCGAAGGCAGCAAAACCGCCGGGCTTCTGGAGCCACATTGATTGTGGGGGCAGGAACGGGTCTGGACGTTTTACAGGTTGGCCCTTTTGTCTCTGAACTCGTGCTGCTTGAACCCGACGAGACGATGAGAACATATTTGGAAGAGAAGTATCCCCGCATTCAGACAATTGGGAGCCCCGCTGAATCGATGGATATTGCAGATGGGGTATTTGACACGGTTATCACCAGCTTAGTTTTATGCAGCGTTGAGCGAGTGGACGAGACACTTAAGGAAATTTACCGTGTCTTGAAACCAACGGGCCAATACCTGTTCATGGAACACGTGCAACACGATGCGACGGTTCCAAAATGGCTGCAAAACATCGCGAACCCAGTCTGGAAACGAGTCGGAGGCGGATGCCACCTCAATCGGAATATTCGTGAGGAAATGTCAAATTCGCTATTGGAGGTCGTTGAGTACTCTATCGTGAAACCCAACTTCCTGATTCCCATCGTCGCTGGACGTGCAGTGAAACAGGAGGTGTAG
- a CDS encoding acid phosphatase, translating into MKMVVRTVTKARQVKLAVAVLLTVGLTTGCGVGGARDQTGETTRNQGQVTSNSAEQGIANQTGNQAGSLANRTWGITPSHGGGTLLGIAPPNHVVLVIEENHSYQEIAGNKDASYINSLMKQGANLTDYHGVEHPSQPNYLDLFSGSNQGVTNDSCPHTFSTPNLASELNAAKFSFTGYAEDLPNRGYMGCSNGIALISGTYARKHSPWVNFTNVARDANQPFSAFPKDYNRLPTVSIVIPNLRHDMHSGSIKSGDNWLRANLASYVTWAMQHNSLLIVTFDEDDKSESNRIPTVLVGPMIKPGNYQQDINHFSLLRTLEDLYHLPYLGQSAQASPIGNVWAS; encoded by the coding sequence GTGAAGATGGTGGTGAGAACAGTGACAAAGGCGAGGCAGGTCAAACTTGCCGTTGCCGTGCTTCTGACAGTTGGACTGACGACAGGCTGCGGAGTGGGTGGCGCACGCGACCAAACAGGTGAAACCACGAGGAATCAAGGTCAGGTGACGTCAAACAGCGCGGAGCAAGGAATCGCGAATCAGACAGGGAATCAAGCAGGGAGTCTCGCGAACCGGACGTGGGGCATAACACCGTCTCACGGAGGTGGGACACTACTCGGGATTGCGCCCCCCAATCACGTCGTCTTGGTGATTGAGGAGAATCATTCCTACCAAGAGATAGCCGGGAATAAGGATGCATCGTATATCAATTCTCTGATGAAGCAGGGAGCCAACCTCACGGATTACCACGGCGTCGAACACCCAAGTCAACCCAATTACCTGGATTTGTTCTCCGGTTCAAACCAAGGTGTGACGAACGATTCTTGCCCACATACATTCTCCACGCCAAATCTGGCTAGTGAGTTGAATGCTGCCAAGTTCAGTTTTACGGGTTACGCTGAAGATTTGCCCAACAGAGGGTATATGGGGTGTTCAAACGGCATCGCGCTTATCAGTGGGACCTACGCTCGCAAGCACAGTCCGTGGGTGAACTTTACCAATGTGGCTCGTGATGCCAATCAGCCGTTTTCCGCATTTCCGAAAGACTATAACCGACTTCCGACTGTATCTATCGTGATTCCAAACCTGAGGCACGACATGCATAGCGGATCCATCAAGTCTGGAGACAACTGGTTAAGGGCCAATCTAGCGAGCTACGTCACATGGGCCATGCAGCATAACAGTCTGTTGATTGTGACGTTTGACGAAGACGACAAATCAGAATCCAATCGCATTCCGACCGTCCTGGTGGGCCCGATGATAAAACCGGGGAACTACCAACAGGACATCAATCACTTTAGCCTGTTGCGTACCCTGGAAGACCTCTACCATCTGCCATATCTGGGTCAGAGTGCGCAGGCGAGTCCGATTGGAAACGTATGGGCTTCGTAG
- a CDS encoding DUF2164 domain-containing protein: MIQLRKTEGTNKSMTPIKITREEKNLLIAQVQQYAEEQFGEPIGNIAAEGLLDEILTLVTPFVYNQAIADTKKVLADEWTRLDEELNVLERPITRRR, from the coding sequence ATGATACAATTGAGAAAAACCGAAGGGACGAACAAATCAATGACACCCATCAAGATTACGCGCGAAGAAAAGAATCTGCTTATCGCGCAAGTGCAACAATACGCTGAGGAACAGTTTGGTGAGCCAATTGGGAACATCGCCGCAGAAGGGTTGCTCGATGAGATCTTGACACTTGTTACACCCTTCGTTTACAACCAGGCCATTGCAGACACGAAGAAAGTCCTAGCAGATGAATGGACACGGCTCGACGAAGAACTGAATGTGCTCGAGCGCCCCATCACACGCAGGCGCTGA
- a CDS encoding transcription repressor NadR, with amino-acid sequence MHGVYPSGLVRLGGSVGGGNKVQDRQTRQERLLAELSESNRPLTGTELAERCGVTRQVVVHDIAILRAAGVNIISTPRGYWVQTTPSAKTTVLSVCHLPELTEVELMTLVDFGIEVVDVIVEHPLYGELRGQLHLSSRRDVQLFLEKVASSDALLLSSLTEGFHLHTVAAPTPLRLREAVEALRAHGIEVLEED; translated from the coding sequence ATGCATGGCGTTTATCCTTCGGGTCTTGTTCGCCTCGGAGGAAGCGTTGGGGGAGGTAATAAGGTGCAAGACAGGCAAACCCGTCAGGAACGTTTGTTGGCGGAACTCAGTGAATCCAATCGGCCGCTGACAGGAACAGAGCTGGCTGAACGGTGCGGTGTCACACGCCAAGTAGTGGTACACGACATCGCTATCTTACGCGCCGCAGGCGTAAACATCATTTCCACGCCGCGCGGGTACTGGGTTCAAACGACACCGAGCGCAAAGACGACGGTGCTGTCGGTATGCCATCTTCCAGAATTGACCGAAGTCGAGTTGATGACCCTCGTGGACTTCGGTATCGAAGTGGTCGATGTTATCGTTGAGCACCCGCTTTACGGAGAACTACGTGGTCAACTTCACCTGTCGTCTCGCAGAGACGTCCAGTTGTTTCTAGAAAAAGTGGCATCTTCTGATGCGCTTCTGCTCTCTTCGTTGACCGAGGGTTTTCATTTACATACGGTGGCGGCTCCTACACCTCTGCGCCTTCGTGAAGCAGTTGAGGCACTGCGAGCCCACGGCATAGAAGTACTTGAAGAAGACTAG
- a CDS encoding cytosine permease produces MAVVTEGDKRGPKYGARVLQVEPYGAEVVANAERHGTARQQFTLWLGSNLTIADFALGFLPISLGMSWSLTIASILIGNILGAAVLAGCSAMGPSYGAPQLIIGRLTFGRVGGYLPALLNYVSTIGWFTVNNILGSFGLQVLIPSLAFWQGAVVLVVIQGLIAIYGHNLIHTYERVMSVVLGVLFAIATVIALMHHTSLTAYHPTVSQPWVLFAVMVAAAFSYIGSWGPYASDYSRYLAKSTRKTQVWGFAFLGSFLASVWLELVGAAVAVLAASTKGNPISDLHTVMGGFGAVAVIAIILGGTAADALNLYSNSLAAGAMDIRLPRWTLAVVASVIGLGLSLYGSGHFEQNYENFLLMLGYWFMPWLGVLFTDFYFMKRHRRASSDARMSARIGWSGLLSFLVGFGVSIPFMAASLYQGPIAKALHGADLSFYVGFVVAGLCYFLVSKANHSGVPRFRS; encoded by the coding sequence ATGGCAGTAGTTACAGAGGGTGACAAAAGGGGACCGAAATACGGAGCTCGCGTTTTACAGGTCGAGCCGTACGGTGCAGAGGTCGTAGCCAACGCCGAGCGACACGGTACGGCACGGCAACAATTCACGCTCTGGCTGGGTTCGAATTTAACGATTGCGGATTTCGCACTCGGCTTCTTGCCCATCTCACTGGGCATGTCCTGGAGTCTCACGATTGCTTCCATCTTGATAGGGAATATCTTGGGCGCAGCCGTCTTGGCGGGATGCTCAGCTATGGGACCTAGTTACGGCGCGCCGCAACTGATTATCGGCCGTCTGACATTCGGCCGGGTGGGCGGCTATCTGCCAGCTCTGCTCAATTATGTCAGCACAATTGGTTGGTTCACTGTCAATAATATCCTTGGTTCTTTTGGCTTGCAGGTCCTCATCCCGAGTCTAGCCTTTTGGCAAGGGGCTGTTGTACTTGTGGTGATTCAAGGGTTGATTGCCATCTATGGACATAACCTGATTCATACGTACGAACGCGTCATGTCCGTTGTCCTTGGCGTGCTGTTTGCCATTGCGACGGTGATTGCTCTGATGCATCACACGTCACTGACTGCTTACCATCCGACTGTAAGTCAACCCTGGGTTCTATTCGCGGTGATGGTGGCGGCTGCCTTCTCCTACATCGGCAGTTGGGGACCCTATGCCTCCGACTACAGCCGTTACTTGGCGAAGAGCACCCGCAAGACCCAGGTTTGGGGCTTTGCATTCCTGGGCTCATTCCTGGCGTCCGTTTGGTTAGAACTCGTTGGTGCCGCTGTTGCCGTATTGGCTGCTTCCACCAAGGGAAATCCCATTTCTGATTTGCATACTGTGATGGGTGGGTTTGGGGCGGTGGCTGTCATCGCCATCATTCTCGGCGGGACTGCAGCAGATGCACTCAATTTGTATTCCAATTCCCTAGCCGCCGGGGCCATGGATATTCGTCTCCCACGCTGGACTCTAGCTGTGGTTGCAAGTGTGATTGGACTTGGGTTGAGCCTCTACGGCTCAGGGCACTTTGAACAGAACTACGAAAATTTCTTGCTGATGCTCGGATACTGGTTCATGCCATGGCTGGGCGTTCTGTTTACGGACTTCTATTTCATGAAGCGGCATCGCAGGGCAAGTTCAGACGCACGGATGAGCGCTCGAATCGGGTGGAGCGGGCTGTTAAGTTTTCTTGTCGGGTTTGGTGTGTCCATCCCATTTATGGCCGCATCTCTGTATCAGGGTCCCATCGCGAAGGCCCTGCACGGAGCTGACCTCAGTTTCTACGTCGGCTTTGTTGTCGCCGGACTGTGCTACTTCCTTGTTAGCAAAGCGAATCACTCGGGAGTGCCCCGATTCCGTTCATAA
- a CDS encoding UDP-N-acetylmuramoyl-tripeptide--D-alanyl-D-alanine ligase: MGNVLRLKKPVIAITGSAGKSTTKEMVASVLATRWRIFKSVDNLNFFTHTRQYAKRIQPRHQAVVLEYGMSGAGHIKQHCLAIEPNYSVITNIGSAHIGAFGGDVRKLARAKSEIIRWMKPTGTVVLNKDDRNTSLIDKGRFHGRTVTVGINNSATYQARSVRYSSAGMTFQVPLHGKTEQFTIPIYGRHHVYNALCAIAISDLLGFSPQQIRVGLRRYRRMQRRTTIHRFARNIVLIDDSYSSNPHAAKAAIDTLAQIGKGTKIAVLGSMRALGSYAGKGHREVGQYIAGKNISRLYTYGVLAKQIGTAAVKAGMPASHVIHFAKQDALHRHLLSHLTANTTILVKGSHAVRLMDTADLLKRRLGGKPLAASRKPAVRKQMTVRSQPLAGKSPSAKSASGRRSVGQRRLSTKSASRHPQKTGVRAITKALRKRK; the protein is encoded by the coding sequence ATGGGCAACGTTTTGCGCTTGAAAAAGCCTGTTATCGCGATTACCGGGAGCGCCGGAAAATCTACGACGAAAGAAATGGTGGCGTCTGTCCTTGCCACGAGGTGGCGCATCTTTAAATCTGTTGACAATCTGAATTTCTTCACACATACGCGTCAATACGCAAAACGGATACAGCCGCGCCATCAGGCGGTTGTTCTTGAATACGGAATGTCTGGAGCCGGGCACATCAAGCAGCATTGTTTGGCGATTGAACCCAATTACTCGGTCATCACCAACATCGGGTCCGCGCACATTGGCGCTTTTGGCGGAGATGTGCGAAAGTTAGCGCGCGCAAAATCGGAGATTATTCGCTGGATGAAGCCGACGGGGACGGTCGTGCTGAACAAAGATGACCGGAACACATCACTCATTGATAAGGGGAGGTTCCACGGCCGAACTGTCACGGTCGGCATCAATAACAGTGCGACATATCAGGCACGGAGTGTGCGGTACAGCTCAGCCGGAATGACGTTTCAGGTGCCTCTCCATGGAAAAACGGAGCAATTTACCATCCCGATTTATGGTCGACATCATGTCTACAACGCGCTCTGCGCTATCGCTATTAGCGACTTGCTCGGTTTCTCACCACAACAAATCCGCGTCGGTCTTCGCCGCTATCGACGGATGCAGCGACGAACAACCATTCATCGGTTTGCCCGCAACATCGTGCTCATTGACGACAGTTACAGCTCGAATCCTCACGCTGCCAAGGCGGCGATTGATACGCTTGCCCAAATTGGCAAAGGGACAAAGATTGCTGTCCTCGGCAGTATGCGAGCTTTAGGGTCATACGCAGGCAAAGGGCATCGCGAGGTCGGGCAATACATTGCAGGGAAAAATATCTCTCGTCTATACACGTATGGCGTGCTTGCCAAACAGATAGGTACTGCCGCTGTAAAGGCTGGAATGCCTGCAAGTCATGTCATCCACTTTGCCAAACAAGACGCGCTCCACCGCCATCTGTTGTCTCACCTGACAGCAAATACGACCATCCTCGTCAAGGGTTCGCATGCGGTACGTCTCATGGACACAGCAGACCTCCTCAAACGACGCCTTGGCGGGAAACCTTTGGCGGCATCAAGGAAGCCTGCTGTTCGGAAACAAATGACGGTACGGTCGCAACCACTAGCGGGCAAGAGCCCATCAGCTAAGAGCGCATCGGGCCGGCGTAGCGTAGGTCAGCGCAGACTGAGCACAAAAAGCGCCAGCCGCCATCCACAGAAGACGGGAGTTCGGGCAATCACCAAGGCGCTTCGCAAGCGCAAGTAA
- a CDS encoding CapA family protein — protein MKTIHIAAVGDVLMWRRQIASAKQEGGRSYAFDPMFREVAPYLRGADLTIGNLETTFSGREPAYQKRNQKTGWPMFNCPDELAGALRRAGFNVLTTANNHCMDRGIRGLKRTLGVLDRHGLRHTGTYRSRSESAKLLVANVKGVRVGVLAYTYGTNNIPVPRDSAWAVNRIWPTKIENDIARMKKHADLVIVVLHFGQEFHRFPNDKQKSLVKRLFYHGADVVLGVHPHVLQPMSLRSVRERSGRVAKKFVIYSLGNFISDRMLGNIHSDSGVIVNLTVTKDDKGVTSVQAVRTIPTWVHKFQRGGGTRFRVLPVGRFLKKPDQRLTREDIKTMRRVGAATSRHLRS, from the coding sequence TTGAAAACCATCCATATTGCCGCTGTCGGCGATGTGCTCATGTGGCGACGACAAATAGCCTCAGCAAAGCAGGAGGGAGGGAGGTCATACGCGTTTGACCCCATGTTCCGTGAAGTTGCCCCATACTTGAGGGGGGCAGATTTGACCATCGGCAATCTGGAAACCACATTTTCGGGGCGGGAGCCTGCATATCAAAAGCGCAACCAGAAGACGGGTTGGCCGATGTTCAATTGTCCCGATGAGCTTGCAGGTGCGCTCAGACGTGCCGGATTTAACGTCCTCACAACCGCCAACAACCACTGTATGGATAGGGGAATCAGAGGTCTGAAGCGTACGCTCGGCGTACTTGACAGACATGGATTGCGGCACACAGGGACATATAGAAGCAGGTCAGAGTCGGCGAAACTGTTGGTCGCAAATGTCAAAGGAGTTCGCGTTGGTGTGCTGGCATATACGTACGGGACCAACAACATTCCGGTACCGCGGGATTCTGCCTGGGCTGTCAACCGAATCTGGCCGACGAAGATAGAAAACGATATTGCCCGCATGAAAAAGCACGCCGACCTGGTCATTGTCGTGCTCCATTTCGGCCAAGAGTTTCACCGCTTTCCAAACGATAAACAGAAGTCTCTCGTCAAGCGATTGTTCTATCACGGAGCGGACGTTGTTCTGGGGGTTCACCCGCATGTTTTACAGCCCATGTCACTTCGCAGCGTGCGCGAGCGAAGTGGGCGTGTTGCGAAAAAATTCGTCATTTATTCACTCGGCAACTTCATTTCCGACCGAATGCTCGGGAACATTCATTCGGACAGCGGCGTCATCGTTAATCTGACGGTGACGAAGGATGACAAAGGCGTAACGAGTGTGCAGGCCGTCCGTACGATTCCCACATGGGTGCATAAATTCCAGCGCGGAGGGGGAACACGATTCCGTGTGTTGCCTGTAGGACGGTTTCTCAAGAAACCAGACCAGAGGCTCACCCGGGAAGACATCAAGACGATGAGGCGGGTAGGGGCTGCGACGAGCAGGCATTTGCGCAGTTGA